CATCCTCTCTGCCTGggaagagttctgtatgtgacAGTGGTTTCAGGAGTCTTGTCTTGTCTGTCTCCTCCACCCTTGGGGGGCGCTTCCCTATTCACTCCTCCTTGGGCCCTCCATTTCCCTAACTCGGCCTATAGATATTTGGGATGATCAAATTACAAGTCCATCTGCCACATCTTCCAGTTCTCAGCTGGAAACACATCTGGAGCTGGGATGAGCCACCCCTTAGCTATTCTATCTAAGAGGAGGGAAGTGGTGATCCAGTATTTGCAAGCCTGCAGGCCTTGCGAGAGATGCGGAAGGTGCCGTGGACTAGGTCATGGGAGACCCAGCTTTAGCCCTGGCTGTCCTCGGCTCACTGTGTGACTCCAGGCAAGCTTTCCATCCCTGAAAAATGGGATTCCTGCACACACTCCGCGTGCAGGGACGTTCACTTCCATTTAGGTACTGAGATGACTTCCATGGCCCTTAGGATGGAATGGCTGAGACATTTAGAAAAGAatcttgggtggggggaggagaggacTTGCCATCTTTAGTCCCAAGAGCCTATGTTGGAAGGAGCAGGTGTTGGACCAGGGAAGCTGGAAGGGCATTCTGCTGAAGGATGCGCTCTGGGGGAAGAGGTCAGGCTTTACTGAAGGCGGACTGGAGCTCAGTGTCTCTGACCCCCTCGGGTGCCGGCTGGCTTGAACTTCTGATCTTCCCCATATCCCCACCCCGGCCTGTGTCTCTTACCTACCTTCATGACGTCTCATTCATTTGAGTGTACCCTTGGGCCCCTTTGGGGTTGTGACCCCTGCCAGAAGGTGTTAGCTGGTAATTGCTTAGGGTGTGATCCCTCCTGGAGTGATTCACACTTACAATTGCTGAGGATTTGAAATACTTCAAGGCTAAAGGCATGACTTTTAACAAATCATTGATCACTGTGGGAATAAGGGGGATGTTCCTGGGCCTGAAAAACACACATGATTCTTGTGGCTCCAGCTGGTCCTGAGAGAGGCGGGGGCAGAGTGTGCCTGGGTGCTGGGGTGGGTGGAGAGGGTGCAGCTTCTGGACTCCGGCTATCTCAAGCCTAGATCATTGAAGGGACCACCTCCCTGTGCTTCAACCGCTCTCTTCTATGGGACATCTGCCCAGTGGCTTGTGGGGAACTTGCTCCGTCTGTCCATCTGCCTGGCCCCCACCATGGAGACGGGCAGAGAAGCATCGGTCACTTTCCCCTGATGCCCTTGCAATTCACCAGAGCTCACCTACCTTCTATAGATAGTTGCGCCCTATCCACAAGGCCCTGCACCATTTGTCCTTGCGGATGCTCTGGTGGTGGAGCTAGAGGAGAAAGAGTGCAGCAGAGTAAGTCTGTGCTGGGACCCaggaagggcagggcagggccaggaCCAGAGCTGGAACACAGCCATTCCTCAAGCGTTTGGGAGTTGAGGGGAAAACTGTggattggttcattcattcactgagtcATTCATTGGTTCCCACCCCTTTCTCTGGCATCctccctccctttgcccttccctccACTGACACCTATGAACACCACTCATAGAAACTGCTCGTGTTGTGGGTACAGAGGCGGCAGCCCACCCTTTACTGTCGGTGGTGGGAGGCGGTCTACTCTGGGGACAGCACCAACATGACCTGGCCGGGCAGGGCGCCAAGGACAGCCTGGCGCCCAGGCCATGGAGACCAGCTCCATCCGGGTAGGGCAGGCACTCAGGCGAGGGGAGGTGGGGCCGGGAGTCAAGTCAGTGAGGAGGATGTGGTGAGTCGTCAGAGCATTGAACTTGAGAGAGTATGTGGTGGGTAAgagttggttggttttttttttatttgttttcccccCTTTTCACCAAGGATTTGGGGCAGGGTACTAGCTGCTCAGATTTGCACTTTCCAGATCCTTCTAGGTGCACGGGGCGGAATGGATTGGTTAGCTTTTTCCAATCCCAGGCTTTAGGCCCAAAGCAATTTTGAGCCTTTGGCAGAACTGGATTCATACTGTCTCCTCCTTATCCCTGCAGCTACTCCCCCCACATGTCCAAATCCTCTCTCTGAGGAGACAGCCAGCAAGCCCGACGTGTGGCCAAACGGTGCTGGCCCCACCCCCTCCAAGCCAGCATGGGGTGCCCCTGGCCAGAGGGTCTCCCCCATCTCGCTGACTTGTTAGCGGCCTGGCCAGCTCAGCCCTCCCTGGGGAGCAGGCTGAGGGGAAGATCTGGAGAATGCTTACCTGTTCTTCTGTCCAGCCGGATGGGAGGTATTcctgggggaaagagaaagaaggaatgaggGCCGCACTGCTTCCCCAGGGGCTTGGTGAGGTGGGAAGGCTCATGGTTCTTTGGGGTTTGGTGCCTTTGGTGGGTAGTTGGCAGAATTCCAGTCCCTTCCCATCATCCCTGTATGGCTGGGCTGCTTGGCTGCTCATGGAGGGAGACAGTGTGGAGCCCTGGGAAGGGCACAGACTTTGGAGTCTCTGGTGCCTGGCACTGCTTGGACATCCTTGGAAAAGTTTGTAACAGGTCTGAACCTTAGTTTTCCCGCTGGTGATAAAGGGGACGTTGTTGTGAGATGTCATATGTGAGCAttctaggtgctcaataaatctttCTCTGCTCTCCCCATCCCCTGTTCCTCATGGGGTGTTGGATTTGGAAGAAAACTCTGAAATGGCCCAGTCGAGAACACATTTtgtggagaagaaaacaaaggtcaTAAGTGTCTGGTTATAAGTTagctttctctgtttttatgtgcatatatatatatttttttattacaaaagcactcttggggcacctgggtggctcagtgggttaaagcctctgccttcagctcaggtcatggtcccagggtcctgggattgagccccgcatcgggctctctgctcagcagggagcctgctttcccctctctctgcctgcttctctgcctacttgtgatctctgtctgtcaaataaataaaatcttaaaaaaaaaaaaaaagcactctttGAGTACATGCCCACTATAAAAAGAAGCAAGCCATGAGAGGTTTGTACAGTAAAAATTAAAGtccctttcactctctctccctcacttcccCTTCCCAGCCTAGATGTAACCACTGTTGACAGTTTCGTATTTATTCTTCTAGAAATTTCCCTATGTATTTGCTTATAAAAGTGTTTGCTTATACGAGTGTGTAAgtaagcagtttaaaaaaaatttttttttaaagaagtatttatttgttttagagagagagggagaaagtgcaaGCTGTGGGTtggaggggggtgagggagagggagactctcacacacactcccacgctgagcctggagcctgatgtggggttccacctcaggaccctgagatcatgacctgagccgaaactgagTCAGACACTCAGTGACTgcgccacacaggtgcccctccattgATGGTTTTTATGTTATTTCTAAATTCTTGCTATTACAAACAAGTTGGCAATAAACACTCTGATGTAAATATCTTAAGATTCATGCATCAATAGCATTTCTATTTTGTACATGTTCTGAAGTGAGACTATTGGTAAAAGGTATGTGTACTTCCAGTTTTGATGGAGATTGCCGACGTGTCCTTGGCAGGGTATAAAAATGGTAGTTTCCTCAGACCCTCACTGACAACACTTAAATGCGTGtatagatatagagatagagatagatacaATATAGACAGTGAAAAAGGAGGAACTACCCTCTGTCCAGATCCCCTCGGACATGACTTCTGCATTAAGAATATCTTCAGGGAACACAGGTTCATTTTAAGGATTCTATATGAGCTAAACAGAATCGACTAGAAAGCTTGGCTAGTGGCTTGGCAAGATTCCCAGCTTCACCAGCTGTCTCTGGAGTCATCCCTCGGATGGATGGCAAGGGCACCAGCAGGCCAGGAGGCGCTCCCTCACCCTTAGGGTGACTGCACCCTTGCATGCCCGAGCCAGCCCTGGGTTTAACACCTGTAGCCTGGTATAATGAATTCTCCGAAGTGTCGGGTTTGACGATCATTCCTATGGCACGGGCGACCCCTACCAGGCCCTGGAGGCCTGGGCTTGAAGCTGGGCCCCTGCTTGGTGTCACCAAACCCGCTCAGAACCCACCAGACAGCACCCACCTTTGTCACTCACCTCTCACCCGCTTCCCCATCAGCCCAAAGAACTGGCTGGCTTTGCCCCTCTTCACCTGCTGGAGCTGGAGGTGAATGCCACCATCCTGGGGAAGCGGAGAGGTCATTGTTAGAGCTGTGGGAGAGGCTGGGGCTGGACACTGGACAGGGTGGGCAGCCTGAGCAACAGCAGTATCATGCCCCCTGGCTCTGTGCCAGCAGGTGGCTCTGGTGCCTTCTTTAGCCAACACGGCGCCTAGACACAATCATTCATAGACAGTGTTCCACCACCTGCGTTCCTGGCTTGGGGCCCAGCACTTtcttatattaactcatttaatcctcgcTGAAGCCACACCAGACCGTAGAACCTGTACggtcaccattttacagatgaagacactaaGGCAGAGAGACATTAGTCCTCCCAAGCTTACCAGCTAGGATGTGAGAGACGGAgccagggcttgaacccaggtcACCTAGCTCAAAGGCTCCAACACTGCAGACACAATCTCACTCTTTGCACATGCTTTATGAAgtgactgattttttattttttaagatttatttatttgacagagagagagagagagaaatcataagtaggcagagaggcaggtagagagagagggggaagcaggctccccgccgagcagagagcccgatgtggggctcgatcccaggaccctgagatcatgacctgagccaaaggcagaggctttaacccactgagccacccaggcgcccctgaagtgaCTGATTCCCCACCTACGGATGGGGAAACTAAGACTCATGGAAGGTAAGTGACTTGTTCGAGTCACACAGGAAGTGGCGGAGGCAGAATTTGAACACAaggagtctgactccagagcaTGGTTCTGCTCCATCATAGAAAATGTTTCCAACATAGACAGGAGCGGGCAGCTGGGGAACTCACATTGGGCACCCTATAGGCAAAGCGGGAGGGCTTCCCCAGCAACCCCACTCTCACTGCTgctgtcctctcttcctcccaaACTCCCCACATGGTCCCCGATCTACCCTACCCCACAGCCTGCGCCTCCCACGTGGAACATGGCATGTGGCCTGGGGTGGAGGCCACTCCTCTGGGCAAAGACATTGTCGTCCTTGAGCTGATGGGGCGAAAAGTCTAGGCCAATGGTGCTGAACTGAAGTTCTCGTTTTTTTCACCAAGCTTTGTGATATTGGCCAAAAAGTGTGGCCTCACTTTCTGGCCTTAACCTGAGCCCCCAAAGGGCTTCTCAGCCCTGTTGAGAGGGAGAGATGCTTGCTAGTGGAGAGGGTGACAGTGAGTGACAGTCATAGACCATCCTCACGTCTCTGTGtgcccagcacctggcacagagcttAGAACACAATGTGTGCAGGATACTAAAAGCTGAAGAGGGGCCCTTTCTAAGCCCTGGGCCAATTCAGTCACTTTCAGTCTGTCTTCTGTGCAGGACGTCATGGACTGGGGCAGCTATCTCAGGCTGGAGTCACCTAGTCTGGCTAGGAACTGGAAAAGTCTCTTTGGAGATTTGGACCCACTGCTGAAAAGCTCATGAAAACCACTTGGCCGGGGTAAAGGCAGCCTTCAAATGCAAGCTGGGGAGAATGGCTACTTATGAATGAAGTCTTACCTTTCTCCCGCCCTCCCTGGGGTTTCTGGACCCTGGCTTCCCTTGACTCAGGAAAGACCCCTCCTCCACCTGAATCCTGCCTTATGCCTTTAACCCAAATGCCTAGCTCCAGGGATGACTGGCAGgtgggggaccccccccccccagggctgaAGCAGTGATCTGCTCATCCTGAAGGTTTCcttgttccttccttctgtcaCCTCACTCCTCCTGTGTGAATGGTTTCTCTACTCCCAGCCCCGTGTCTCAGGGAACAGAACAGCCATGAGACCCAGCTGCAGGGGGAGGTGCTCACAGGTGGAAGGCCCAGCAGCACCTGGGGAAGAGGATGTTTCTCTTGTGGCTGTGAAGAGAGCTCCCCATCACACCACTTGGCTTTGCTGGGCCTGGGCCAAGTCCCATGCTGTTAAGCACAGACTCTGCAAAGACTGCTGGGGATGATTTTCTTCTCCTCCCATGTCACAGGTGGCCAGAAAGCAGCAGTGACCTCCCCAAGGTTGCGCAGAGTCCATGGAGAAGCTGGGACTTGAACCTGGGTCTGTGCACCCTGTGGTCTTCTCCACTCCACACGCTTCCACATcagacaaagcaggaaggaaactCGCCACCAATGGCCATTCCTTCAGTGGCTCTTCCagtggccccagggtcctggccaGATGCTGTGTGCCTCATTTTTGGATTTCTCCCCAGTGACCACATTCAGGTCCATTTAGTAGAAGACAGTGGCCATCGGACCAAGTACTTATTATGAAGTAAGAGAAACGTGGGAGATGTTAACAGTGATCTTGCCCTAAGTTGACCCCCTTGAAAGGAAATTCTGGAAAATGTCCTCTGATGCACAGACAAACCAAATCTGATCTCGGACAAATGTGCTTTTAAAGCTGCATAACACTGGACAAACTGTTTGAcctttctgtgccttggtttccttagtTGTGCAAGGGGATAGTAATGGTACCTTTCCCACAAGGCTGATAGGAGGATTAAATTGGTCaatatttatgaaacatttaGGACAGTGCCAGGAGCATAACATATGTGAcataaaacacaaacacacacacgtacacatatacacacacacacaccgttgCTCCCATGTATGCTTGCCCCTTTGGATGTCTGCCCAGCCAGGGCCCGTGGCCTTGAACCCACCTGCAGAGGGGAGTCCGACAAAATGGCTAACAATGTACAACCCGCTCTCTGGGCAGCTGTGGAAGGGATCTCCCACCCTCTCCACCGCAGACCAGCCCGTGTCTCACCCCCCAGTACCTCCAGGGTCAAGGTTATCCAGGACCCTGCTTCCGCTCCAAGTGCCAGTTCCTCGTCAGCTGTCACAGTGCCTGCAGACAGCCCCATcaggagaagcagggggaggcaggacAGCATAGTGGGTACTGCTCTGTCCTGGGACCCTCCCAGAGCTCCTCGCAGCTTAAAGATGCTGTCTCCAGCACGCCTGGGGCCTCTCTCTGGCTCCTTTCGTGTGTgtttggggagtggggggtgggtgaaGCTCCACCTACTCTCTGTCCTTCCAGTTaccctgctttcctttcttcagCTTATCTGGCCCCTGGGGCCACTTCCTGtgactcccttccctccctcctgctggctGGAAAGACCAATGATACCAGAGGAGGGACCAGACCTCTTCCACTGCTGGCCcagcacttgatcccagggcttAGCACTCTGATGCAACACTGGCCTCACCTTTTGGCTCTATTCCCTTGGTGGCAGGTGCACAATGGGGCACTGTGTGGGGGCCTGGCTGGAAGCCCAAGGGGGCCTGG
This region of Mustela lutreola isolate mMusLut2 chromosome 15, mMusLut2.pri, whole genome shotgun sequence genomic DNA includes:
- the TAC4 gene encoding tachykinin-4 isoform X2, whose product is MLSCLPLLLLMGLSAGTVTADEELALGAEAGSWITLTLEDGGIHLQLQQVKRGKASQFFGLMGKRVRGIPPIRLDRRTAPPPEHPQGQMVQGLVDRAQLSIEGREDEDHGSE
- the TAC4 gene encoding tachykinin-4 isoform X1; this encodes MLSCLPLLLLMGLSAGTVTADEELALGAEAGSWITLTLEDGGIHLQLQQVKRGKASQFFGLMGKRVRGIPPIRLDRRTAPPPEHPQGQMVQGLVDRAQLSIEELFPGREDEDHGSE